The following is a genomic window from Elaeis guineensis isolate ETL-2024a chromosome 10, EG11, whole genome shotgun sequence.
ATCTTAGCTCATTGAATCAAATCCTATATATTTCATTTGACCACTTTATATATTTGTTACCACTTTGTGTGAAACCATATCATTTCAATCGCCTTCAGTTCCTATTACTTAATATATAGAGCTGTTGCTTGCAACTCTTGTTAAGATTTAAAGATAATTGCTTTTATGCAGGAGGCCATGTGTTCGAAATTAGACAAATAGATAACAATAAATGCACCAACACTTGCTCTTAATTATTGAATACGCAACTACCTAATGGATGATAAACAAAGTACTCATTGAGGTATGATAAACCAGCTTCCCTCCTTAATTTGGTCACAAATCCTAACTTTGTtaatttggttagccattaataTCAGAGAAACTTGGGAAAATAAGCAGAGCGAAATGGAAAAAACCATCAAATTGGTGTGACATTACGAGGTATTTTCTGAAGTGACTATGTTCTGCAAAATGCCTAAAAATAATTATGGGAAGAAAAACTAATGGTATTTCCCCTATATATAACTATTTTGGATCCATGGTATCAGTATTTTTGAAGACTAATTCCACTCCACAAAATTCCAGAAACCATCAAATTTGGCATTCCTTAAAATATCCTGTGCCTAACCACCTTACTTTTGCAAGTTAAACAAGTTCCTTAATATCCTTCACTGCTGTAGTCCCCACATTCCGTTTAGGGGACCCCATCCCCTCCATCCTAACATTGACATTTCACCAGAATCCATTAGTCCTTTCCACTCTCCTAATGAAAGCGTCAACTTACCTAACCCACCGGAGTACTTTGCTTTATAACAACCGAAGAATCTTATAAGCAAGACATTTCAACCCAATTCATCTTCGGTGCATGTAACTAATTAAAAGCTTAACTACAAAACATTATTGATAATATTAAAATACTGGTAATTAAGTTCAAACTTTAATCTAAATTTGTATCGCGGAGAATTTGGATCCAGCTAGAATTCAAACTTTAATCTAGATTAGTGAGTACCACCGCAGTGGTAGTCCGATGGAACAGGTCTTTGCTTTCCAACTAAGTGATCAGGATTCGAGTCATAGTGGATGCCGTGGCTTCGATTAAATACTAAGATAATAATGAATAGAAGCAAGTTATTCTTAGCGGTCTGAATGTGGGGTCTAGAAGATGTACTCATCAGTTAGATTTGTCCATATGGTGGGAGGAAATCGAACATTCTCCAACAGGATCTGAAACTTTATGATCACAAAGAGAAAGGTAGCTATGCCGGAACGCCCCTTTCAACCCTTttctgtacccaaaaaaaaatctgaattagtgagtaaaatttttctctaaatttagATTTATAACTGTTCTTGAAGCAGCTAAATTATCTTCATTCAAATAGGATATAACTATATGAGTTGACATATCATATTATCATAAATCTATATCAAATATAGATAGATATTGTGAGAATAAAGTCATGTCAGGTCAAATTGCATAGATGTTGTGAAAACAGAAGTCATATCTAGTGgtatttgcctttttttttttttttttaataatccaaTATCAAATGGCCCAAAATTGCCACTAAACAAGCCAATCAGAAGCCTACTAGTTCATAATACATAATTCTAAGTAGAGTTTTAGATAAATTACACTTCTAATAATGATCCATCAAATAATTAGACTTCTAAGCTTATCTCATAAAGTTTTGAACAAATCTGAAGACAACTCAGCCAATGTCAGTCCAACTGTCGGATCCTAAAGTTTACAAATAAACGAGCTcccaatcatgagaaataaaagatcTAAATTCCATTTATTATTCACACCAAACCTTGCATCATTACTAATAACTTAATcctgtaaccaaaaaaaaaaaaaaaaaacttaatcctGTCACCGACGGCACAACTTCCCAGTATTCCCCCCAACCATCAACTGTTGGATCACAATCCGACGGTTATCATACGTTCAGCATTGGAGGGATTAGAGGAGTCCTCATTTGGGAATTACATCGCCTTGATGAGGGTTTTTTCGTCACGTAAATCTGTCGCTTCCCCGTCCTCCGTCTAACTACCGATAAAAGCCACCAACCCTCgatctccctcttttcttccagCTCACTCCACATCCCGCTCTTTTTAAATCCGGTTTGCCCATGGCCAAAACCCTAGCTCCTCAAACCTTAATAATGCACCTCCAATTCCCGATCCCTCTCCTCTCCTTCTGTCTGGATCCACTTCTCCTGTCCGAGATCTTTACGTCGACCTAAATTTCACCTCTTTTGGTGGAGAATTTCCGAATATCCGgtggttttttcttttttatgtgtTATTAATTTGTGTCATTGTTTGGATTGGTGGGGTTTGATTGTGATAATGGTGGAGATCGGGAGGTTCTCCTTCCACAACCTCCGGCGGTCGCTGCAGGCGTTTTTCTCGACCCCCAGTACTCTCTTTTTGGTGCTCTGGGTCGTGGGTTTCGGGACAGTGTTCCTATGGCAGAGCAGCTCCGTCGACGGGCTCCGGTTCTTCCGGCGGGTGCTGCCGGTGATGGCGGCGCCAAGGCTCCGGCCGGTGTCGTACAATATCACGGATTTTGGTGGAGTTGGGGATGGAGTGACACTGAATACTAGGGCGTTTGAGCGGGCGGTGGCGGCGATCGCGAGGCGCGGGAGGAGGGGCGGCGGGCAGCTCAATATACCGCCTGGAGTCTGGCTGACAGCGCCGTTCAACCTCACCAGCCATATGACTCTCTTTCTTGCAGAAGGTGCCGAGATTCGTGGAATTGAGGTGAGATTAGTTGTTTTAGTTCGTTATCACctgtttttattttattactgGAAATTTGTAGTCTTGCTAGCCTAAGCTGATGAGACTATCAGGTAAAGAAACGATATAGGGAAGGTTTGGAACTTAAAAGACGTTTATATCTCTTAAGTCAACTTGGCGTTTCTGTATGATAAAATAGAAGTTCTATAAGAATGACATATCTGTCCATTAACTTAGAATTGTAACATTTTACCTTCAAGTTGATGCTACCATGTAGTGTAATGTATCTAAGTCGAGGCCTTTGCTGTAGAAATTTGCTAATTAACAGTTAATTTTGACATTAGGAGTGGATGACTTCATTTTAAAGTAACTATTGTCTTTATGAAGTTAAGTTGGTAGTGCATGACAGGGTATTGATTTCCTTAAAAGGTGAGTGGTTTTGTGTTGTTGCAAAGTTGCAGTCCCTATTTTGACAATGATAGGAGACCCAACTTCATGCTTTTTCTGTAAAGGCATAACTGTTATCAATCTTGTAACATATGGAGGTTGTAGTCATATATTTTGCTTGTGTAGTTGATAACACCACATGTGATTCTTCTCCTTTTTCATTCCATTCGATGTGATAATAATTCCCACTGAGTAGATAGCAATAATTGAGGATTTGATCTGATAAACATCAAATAATCATTGTTATGTCTGTTGAGACTGGAGTCTCAAGTTCATGAGCTTATCCATCTTACCTTCCCTACCTTTTGAAATAATATAAAGATGCTATATTTGCTGAACTGCACGAGAAGACAATGTGACATAATCAATAATGAAACAAACTCAAAAGGAAGAATTTTCCTTAATTCATAAAGTTGTTTGGGAGGTTTTGAACCTCTTGGTCTCTATATTATGATAACTAGGTCTCTAATCTCTGATTGTGAGTTCTCTTGTTCGTCCTTGTATTCAAAATATGAACTTCCTTGTGTTGTAACTATGAGGGAAACTGTAGTCACATGACAGAAAATATAACTTCTTAGAATCTAATTATTTGATCTTCGATAATATTTCTTGGAACTATGGATGCTTGAGACTCTGAGAGTGGCTATTACAAAATAGTACTTAACCTGCAGTTGAagcatttattataaataaaatcaaagTACTTATAGGATTCTTGTTCATTTTTGGAGAACATCTATTTTAACTTTTCCTCAGTGGACCTTAGTCCATATTTTTCTGTTCTGCTTAATACCAGGTTATAGTCATTTAGTGAGAAATATGCCTCACTTATTTAAGGCTTCCATTTTTCATCATACAAGTTTAGAAGGCCATTAATTACCATTTATTATAAAAGTTCCCCTATGCTGCATCTTGTGGATATGGGAGAAGTATTTTATTTAACTTTGCAATCCTTCTACGCCGCAACAGGATGAGAGATATTGGCCATTAATGCCTCCATTGCCATCATATGGATTTGGGAGGGAACATAAGGGACCTCGATATGGAAGTCTGATCCATGGCCAGAATCTGAAGGATTTGGTTATAACAGGTTAGTGCATTTGCTGCATTTTATATCTTCAAGGTTTCCTTCCTAGCATATAAAATTAGTAAAACAAAATTCTGTTGGGAAAACTATATGAATTGCAGGCTAAACATAATGATTGGTGTATATGTACTATGTCAAGGTTGTGTGGTGGTGATTAAAGTACGATAATTTTGATAAACAACTTATATAAATCAaggggaggaaaagaaaaagggaaaatagAGTTCACATGTAAAACCTGCAAGCATGATTTCATCAGCTCTCTTAACGTCACTTCTTGGAAGAAGTACTTGTTGAAGTTGCCTTGTAGCTGCACCTTGTCTCCTTAaagttttttgatttatcttagtAAGCTGTAACTTATCGATGAAATCATCAGCATCAGCTTAAATGTATCTTAGTTTACCTCTTTAGTGCTTGGAGAATGTTAAAACCAACTAGCCAAAAACAGGAAATGCCTCTTTACCTTATTCTGATTAGAATGAAGACTTTGGCTAGGACTCAAAGCCTTCACGTGGAAATACTTGATCATAATGAAAGACTGTAGCATAACCTACCATAACTATAATTGTTAAGCTTTGTCCCAACTATTCAGGAAAGAACACTATGTCACCGAAACATAGAAATTCACGAATGACTATAGCCATATATAGCAACAGTTAATGATATTTGTCTCTAAAATTTAAATGTCAAGCCAAAGTCTCTCAAAGtattaattgctaattaatttaaggaaatttattttgaatcaagCTTCTAATATGAATATTTACCAGTATAGACTTATCACAGAAAAAATGCAGCTAAAAGCTTATATTCTTCTGTTCACTAAATCTGACTTAATTATTCAGTGTTCAGAAGCAAATAAAAAGTTCCCTTTACCCAAATCCATTATTTTTGCTAAGCAACCATTCATAATTAGTGAAATTGAATTTGTATTTCTTGCCTTATTTCCTCAGAAAAATTCCAACACCAGCGCTTAATAGTTACCTCGTATTCTAATATTTCgagaagagggggggggggggtggtaaGAGGATGCCCTAACTAAGATCGGAAGCTAACAAATGACAGTTGTCTGATTTTCATTATTGCAAGAGTTCAACCTTCTTCCATTCATTTGGTTCAGGACGCATAATATCATATTGATAAATGCTTGCTTTCCAGTTCACATGTAATCTACTTTTAGCAACAATGAATATAGATTTGGAGAGGTTTAACATTGTCAAAACTTTCGTTTCTATCAGGAAAGAGTAAAGTTgttaaattagagaataaataaaCTTCTTTCAAGGACTTTAAGCTATGAATAATTTCCTTTTTAACAAAAGAAAAAGGTACAATGGTAGTTTGATAATGCTATCGAAACCATCCTTTGAGTAAATTATGATCTTGCATGACCTTATAAGAGTCTGAGAGTTACTAAATGCCCTGCTATTTTAGTGTTTATGTTGCTTGCCAGCTATTTTTGGATGTATTTTGTTCtttgaaattgaaaattttgaattattaacAAGCAAGATGGTTGTGGTTTGCTTGCTTATATGTTTTCTTCCACTTGTCCCACAGGGCACAATGGTACCATAAATGGACAAGGTCAAGCATGGTGGACAAAATTTCGCAAAAGACTTCTCAACAACACTAGAGGGCCTCTTGTGCAGATCATGTGGTCCAAAGACATAGTTATTTCCAACATAACTCTGCGTGATTCTCCCTTCTGGACACTCCATCCCTTCGATTGCAAGAATATAACCGTCACAAATGTTACCATCTTGGCTCCTGTTACTGGAGCTCCAAACACAGATGGCATAGATCCCGGTAAGAGTGCATTGTAAGGCTTTAACACCTTTATTTTCTCTATATGATGCAAACAGCTGTTTGCAGAGATTGATGGATATATTTGGTTTCCTGGCAGCTTTGGAAGTCAGGCATATGCTTGCACATATAGGTTATACTATATACTTAGTTTTTCTTGAAGGTTCTTAAAATGGGTTGGCAAGTTGACAGAAAATGAGCCCATGCCCGAATACTGTCTTCTTGTCAACCAAACATTATTCAATGCCACCCCATCctcctcttttttccttttctatgATGCTTGCTTTGTAAGCTTCTCTGATTTATGTTTGGAGAAACCCATTGCATTGATAACTTGTACATCTACTACTCGAGGAATAAATTTAGCTTGCACATTTTAGGAATTCTTtgatatctttttctttctctatctGTTCAGTCTATCAAATCCTTATTGCTGCTCATGGTCTACGCAGATTCATGTGAAGATGTGGTGATAGAGAACTGTTACATATGCACAGGTGATGATGGAATAGCTATAAAGAGTGGTTGGGATCAGTATGGAATTGCATATGGGCGTCCATCCACTAACATTTTAATCCGCAATCTCACTGTTCGCTCTGTGATGAGGTGAGCCTCTTTTTCTTGGTATTATCTTACATCTTTTTGCACATTAAGCTTTTTATGTATTCATGACCTGTTTCGTTGCAAATTGGATGGCATGATTTATCTAGGCTTCTTGATAATTTTGCACCTGTAACCTGGTATCTTTTAGTTGAAAGTGGGGACTAGAATTTTGAAGATGGAACTGGAGTCCCAAAACCCAAACAAGCAATGAAAAACTTCGAGTCAATATCAGCTGTTAAAAGTGCTGATGATTACTGTTTGAATATCCCAAAACTTGCTGTGCTTGGACATAAGATCAAAGACATGGTCTTTAAAATGTCAAGGAAGCAAGTTTCCTGAGCCTCACCAAGTCCACAACTCCGGCACATGAAGTCCAGATTGTCCATGGCTTTGAAATTTTTCAATGAAGTTTGTGAATTTCATCAACCATTTAGGAATCAAGGTATAATTCACAAAGTTATTCAACTGGTTGTCATCTCATGAATTAttgactattttttttttgcaaaaaacaCAGGGTAATGTGCATATTCTTTCATACACACAATTACCATTTATCTGTATTCCATCATTCATTTCTTGTACAATTGACTATTTTCACATTTTTCCTTGTATTGTTTCTAGCATCTTCAATCTTGAAGACTCTTCTTCATGTTCCTCTGGTGATTAGCAGTATAACCACATGGCCACTTATTTTAGGCATAAATCAGGGATCGACATTTCACATCCATCCTGGCTCGGCAAAAACAAAATTCTCCc
Proteins encoded in this region:
- the LOC105053064 gene encoding probable polygalacturonase, encoding MVEIGRFSFHNLRRSLQAFFSTPSTLFLVLWVVGFGTVFLWQSSSVDGLRFFRRVLPVMAAPRLRPVSYNITDFGGVGDGVTLNTRAFERAVAAIARRGRRGGGQLNIPPGVWLTAPFNLTSHMTLFLAEGAEIRGIEDERYWPLMPPLPSYGFGREHKGPRYGSLIHGQNLKDLVITGHNGTINGQGQAWWTKFRKRLLNNTRGPLVQIMWSKDIVISNITLRDSPFWTLHPFDCKNITVTNVTILAPVTGAPNTDGIDPDSCEDVVIENCYICTGDDGIAIKSGWDQYGIAYGRPSTNILIRNLTVRSVMSAGVSVGSEMSGGVSNVTVENLNVWESRRGIRIKTAPGRGGYICNISYHNVTLDNVRVGIMLKTEYNEHPDEDFDPKVVPLIENITFSGIHGQGVRVPVRILGSGDIPVKGVSFRDMAVGITYKKKHIFQCSYVQGRVIGSIFPAPCENLDLYDEQGQLVKRSVSHNSTDIDYDI